In the genome of Gemmatimonadota bacterium, one region contains:
- a CDS encoding ABC transporter ATP-binding protein: MTQTTSAARLSSVSKTYDDKVALRDVSLDIDPGGVVALLGPNGAGKTTTVKLLLGLAAPTSGSVTLFGGDPRRSSTRQRIGAMLQVGKVPETLRVSEHIDLFRTYYPNPMPTAEIFAAAGLDGLGDRRFGDLSGGQRQRVLFALAICGDPDMLFLDEPTLGFDVETRRSFWEQIRAFVSRGRTILLTTHYMEEADALADRIVVIDHGSIIADGTPAAIKQRVSGRKIHCTTRLSEEELRAIPGVTQLRYDHGNTDLVVTNAESVARELLWADESLADLEISAIQLEEAFLALTQSITQPREMA; this comes from the coding sequence ATGACACAAACAACTTCAGCCGCACGCCTGTCATCGGTATCCAAGACCTACGACGATAAAGTCGCGCTGCGCGACGTCTCGCTCGACATCGATCCGGGTGGCGTAGTCGCTCTGCTCGGCCCCAACGGCGCTGGCAAGACAACAACCGTCAAGCTGCTGCTCGGCCTTGCGGCACCCACATCGGGCTCCGTAACACTATTCGGCGGCGATCCACGACGCTCGTCCACACGCCAGCGCATCGGCGCGATGCTGCAGGTTGGCAAGGTTCCCGAAACACTGCGAGTATCCGAGCACATCGATCTCTTTCGCACCTACTACCCGAACCCGATGCCGACAGCCGAAATATTCGCGGCCGCGGGTCTCGATGGACTTGGCGATCGCAGGTTCGGCGATCTGTCCGGGGGTCAGCGTCAGCGTGTGCTGTTCGCGCTCGCAATCTGCGGCGATCCCGACATGCTGTTTCTCGACGAGCCAACGCTGGGCTTCGACGTGGAGACGCGCAGAAGTTTCTGGGAGCAGATCCGCGCATTCGTGTCGCGCGGTCGTACAATCCTCCTCACGACGCACTACATGGAAGAGGCCGACGCCCTCGCCGATCGCATCGTCGTGATAGATCACGGATCGATCATCGCCGATGGAACACCGGCTGCGATCAAGCAACGAGTCTCGGGGCGCAAGATCCATTGCACGACAAGGTTGAGCGAGGAAGAACTCCGCGCCATTCCTGGCGTTACGCAGCTGCGCTACGATCATGGCAACACGGATCTCGTCGTGACGAACGCCGAGTCCGTTGCGCGAGAGCTGTTGTGGGCCGACGAGTCGCTGGCCGATCTCGAAATATCCGCCATCCAGCTCGAGGAAGCGTTCCTCGCGCTCACACAATCGATCACGCAACCGCGGGAGATGGCATGA
- a CDS encoding ABC transporter permease: MTSATLATRPSSHDTVTSVPRFRSILIYLAETKYELRKQTRMPAFMIPTIGFPIMFYVLFGLVMQHGSKNSEMIATYMLATYGAFGVISIALFALGVGVAVERGQGWLAVKKASPMPLPAYFTAKYLTTLAIGAVLMLLMCAIGAVFGHVRMSAAQWTMLIVSETLGAIPFCAMGLAIGYLAGPNSAAPVVNILYLPMAFLSGLFIPAEMLPKLLQGFAVAFPPYHLARLALEAVGIEPASHALGHIAALIGFGALFTVIAVIGYRRDEGKTYG; this comes from the coding sequence ATGACCAGCGCAACACTTGCAACCCGGCCGTCTTCCCACGACACCGTCACCTCCGTTCCGCGTTTCCGGTCCATCCTTATCTATCTCGCAGAAACAAAGTACGAGCTTCGGAAGCAAACCAGGATGCCGGCGTTCATGATCCCGACTATCGGATTTCCGATCATGTTCTACGTCCTGTTCGGGCTCGTGATGCAGCACGGGAGCAAGAATTCGGAGATGATCGCGACATACATGCTCGCGACGTACGGTGCGTTCGGTGTGATAAGCATCGCCCTCTTTGCGCTCGGCGTCGGCGTCGCAGTCGAGCGGGGACAGGGATGGTTGGCGGTCAAGAAGGCCAGTCCGATGCCGCTGCCGGCATACTTCACCGCCAAATATCTGACGACGCTCGCGATCGGAGCGGTCCTGATGCTCCTCATGTGCGCAATCGGAGCGGTGTTCGGACATGTGAGAATGTCTGCGGCGCAGTGGACGATGCTGATCGTTTCCGAGACGCTCGGCGCGATCCCGTTCTGCGCCATGGGCCTCGCGATCGGGTATCTCGCAGGCCCCAACTCGGCTGCGCCGGTCGTCAATATTCTCTATCTGCCAATGGCATTTCTATCAGGCCTCTTCATTCCCGCGGAAATGCTGCCCAAATTACTGCAGGGATTCGCGGTAGCTTTCCCGCCCTACCACCTCGCACGGCTTGCGCTGGAGGCGGTGGGCATCGAGCCTGCGTCACACGCACTGGGACACATTGCAGCACTCATTGGATTCGGCGCGCTGTTCACTGTCATCGCCGTCATCGGCTACCGCCGCGATGAAGGCAAGACCTACGGCTGA
- a CDS encoding CIA30 family protein: MRAPLPYQIVIASLISLASPHPAAAQSERDATLFHHVRVFDGSKTLGERDVLISDGKISAIASHIPTPSGATVIDGTGATLLPGLIDSHTHAFGDALQQALVFGVTTELDMFTDPGLAASMRAEQKKGNVADRADLYSAGILATAPAGHGTEYGVQVPTITSPDSAQAWVDARIAEGSDYIKIIIDDGSTYGRHIPTLSAPIVAALVRAAHARGKLAVAHIGSLADARMAIDAGVDGLEHLFIDRAPDPEFGRFVASHHAFVTPTLTVLESIADSSGVAALARDPRLSPYLSASSRAMIDASFPFPKSARAAMNFAFAEATVRQLLAANVPILAGTDASNPGTAHGIALHRELELLVRAGRTPPQALAAATSVPARIFSLADRGTIAVGKRADLLLVAGDPTTDITATRDIKGIWKGGVKYDRIPAPPPPPASTRATPNGSVVGMVSNFDDGTTKASFGLGWIVSTDQLAGGKSTAAMKVVDGGANGTAKSLETTGTVAPGLQYAWAGPMFMPGIQAMAPADLSSAKSLHFWAKGDGHTYHVMLFAKSKGFMPLSVDFVAGPEWKEYAFPFTAFEGIDGHDVMGIAFTAGPTPGPFSLRIDEVSFK; encoded by the coding sequence ATGCGTGCACCGCTTCCATATCAGATCGTCATCGCGAGCTTGATCAGTCTCGCTTCACCACATCCCGCAGCCGCGCAATCCGAGCGCGATGCAACTCTCTTTCACCACGTCCGCGTATTCGACGGATCGAAAACACTCGGCGAGCGTGATGTACTGATCAGCGATGGAAAAATATCCGCCATCGCGTCACACATTCCAACACCGTCAGGCGCAACTGTCATCGACGGCACCGGGGCAACACTACTGCCGGGTCTCATAGACTCGCACACCCACGCATTCGGTGATGCGCTGCAACAGGCGCTCGTGTTCGGTGTAACGACCGAGCTCGACATGTTCACGGATCCGGGTCTCGCCGCCAGCATGCGCGCAGAGCAGAAGAAGGGAAACGTAGCAGACCGCGCTGACCTCTACTCCGCAGGCATCCTCGCCACTGCTCCCGCTGGACACGGCACCGAGTATGGCGTGCAGGTCCCCACCATCACGTCACCGGATTCCGCACAGGCCTGGGTCGATGCGCGCATCGCCGAAGGATCGGACTACATCAAGATCATAATCGACGACGGATCGACGTATGGCAGACACATCCCGACTCTGTCCGCTCCAATCGTCGCTGCCCTCGTCAGGGCTGCACACGCACGTGGCAAGCTTGCGGTCGCACACATCGGCTCACTCGCCGACGCACGAATGGCAATCGACGCAGGAGTCGACGGGCTCGAGCACCTGTTCATCGATCGCGCGCCTGATCCGGAGTTCGGACGATTCGTCGCATCGCATCACGCATTCGTCACACCGACTCTCACCGTTCTCGAGAGCATCGCCGATAGCTCCGGCGTCGCGGCGCTCGCGCGCGACCCGCGCCTGTCGCCATACCTCTCGGCGAGTAGCCGCGCAATGATCGACGCATCGTTCCCGTTCCCGAAGAGTGCGCGTGCAGCGATGAATTTCGCATTCGCAGAAGCTACGGTAAGGCAGTTGCTTGCAGCGAATGTGCCGATTCTCGCCGGTACCGACGCCTCCAATCCCGGTACCGCGCACGGGATCGCGCTGCATCGCGAGCTCGAGCTGCTCGTGCGCGCGGGTCGCACTCCACCACAGGCACTCGCCGCCGCCACGAGCGTTCCCGCACGCATCTTCTCCCTCGCGGATCGTGGCACCATTGCGGTCGGCAAGCGAGCGGATCTTCTCTTGGTCGCCGGCGACCCGACAACCGACATCACCGCAACGCGTGACATCAAGGGAATATGGAAAGGCGGCGTGAAGTACGATCGCATCCCCGCACCACCTCCACCGCCGGCATCGACCCGTGCAACACCGAATGGATCTGTCGTCGGCATGGTGAGCAACTTCGACGACGGTACAACAAAGGCATCGTTCGGACTGGGATGGATCGTCAGCACCGATCAGCTCGCCGGTGGCAAATCAACAGCCGCCATGAAGGTCGTCGATGGCGGCGCCAACGGAACGGCAAAATCGCTCGAGACCACTGGCACAGTCGCACCAGGCCTGCAATACGCATGGGCCGGCCCGATGTTCATGCCCGGCATCCAGGCAATGGCGCCGGCAGATCTGTCATCCGCCAAATCATTGCACTTCTGGGCGAAAGGCGACGGCCACACGTACCACGTAATGCTGTTCGCCAAGAGCAAGGGGTTCATGCCGCTCTCTGTTGACTTCGTCGCCGGACCGGAATGGAAGGAATACGCATTCCCATTCACCGCGTTCGAGGGAATCGACGGTCACGACGTGATGGGCATCGCCTTCACCGCCGGACCGACTCCAGGCCCGTTCAGCCTGCGAATCGACGAGGTGAGCTTCAAATGA